CATATGCGGGTTGTGTGAGCGATGAATATCGAAGACTTCTGGGTTCTCAAAAACGGTATCGTCAAAGTTAGCAGAGCTATATAGCATAACGACTTTGTCATTTTCTTTGATCTGCTGCCCGCCAATTTCGGTATCGCAGGTGGCAGTGCGGCGGAAGTAATGCAGGGGGCAGGTCCAGCGCAGCATTTCTTCGATGGCGCTTTTCATTAACTCCGGGTTCTCTAGGTGCTTTGCTTCCAATTCGCGATAGAGCTCTGGACGCTGTATCAGTTCGTACATGCCGCCGGAGATTAAGGCGCGGGTTGTTTCATTGCCGGCTACGGTGATCTGCACAAAGAGTGAAGCAAACTCCATTTCGGAAACCTGGTGGCCATCCACCTCCACATTCACCAATAGGGAGATCAGATCATCACCGCCCTTATCTTTGCGTTCTGCAGCTAACATATAGCCATAGGTTCCCATTTCTATTGATGCCGCTTGCACCTCTTCTGGGGTGCCGCCAATATCTGGGTCACTGGCAGACGTTTGCATATCTGACCACTCACGCAACTGGTGCCACATATCTTGCGGTACGCCCATCATCGAGCCAATAACCGACGTTGGTAGTTCTCCCGCGACATCGTAGACAAAATTACATTCGGGCTTTTCCAGTGCTGCCAGTAAAATAGTGCGAGTGATGTCACGCACTTTAGGCTCTAACTCGGCCAACATTTTTGAGGTGAAGCGGGTGATCACCGAGCGCCGAAGGGGCCCGTGATTTGGTGGGTCCATACCGAGTAGCTGGCCTTTAACCTGTTCTAGAATCTCTGGGGGCAGATCATCTACCAGCACAAAGCCACGCTCTGCGGAGAAGGTCTTATTATCACGGGACACCTTCATCACATCTTGATGCCGGCTTATCACCCAATAGCCACCGCCATCGGGATGCGAGTGCCAGTAAACCGGCGCCTCATCACGCAATGTTTTAAAGTCTGCCAAGGGCACGGCGTCAACATAGTTATCGGGGTCGTATATGTCCAAATTTTCTAGGGTCTTGGCATTCATAATAGGGTTTCAACTAGGCTGTGGATAAAGGTGACGAGTATTTAAAGAATGCTCTCGGCCGAAATGTTGTGGCCTTGCTCTTTACCCAAACGGATATACTCTGCCAATTGAGTATGGCCATCGGAAATGCCCCAAATGGTGCCGTCTTCGGTGTAATTCACCAAGCTGCCTTCAATAGTGAAGAAGACAACAGTTGGCTCGCCTGCGTCATCAGCTACCTTCAGCGTATGTGCGGTGTTGGCCGGTTCCATAATAATTGAGCCCGCTGTGGCGGTGAAATTACTTTCCAGGTAACCCCATTTTCCCTGCAGGGTATAGGCTTTTACGACACCGCTATGCCGATGGGTTGGCAGCTGCGTGCCAGGCGCAAAACGGTTCATAATAATCCAGCTGCCGGTGACGTTGCAGACCTGTAAGACTTTGACTTCAATACCCCAGCCCTGATCGACCCATGGGAAGTCATTGTGATTAAGGTGACCTGATTCCAGCGGGGTTTCAGGCAGAGTAGTGATGTTGACGGGCTCAGGTAATTCCATGGCGCTGCTCTCTATTTGGCTTGTTACTGTTATCTTTATAGGTTGCAGAGTATTTCATTGCGCAGCCTTGTAATCAATTCTTAAGGATTACCATTTAGTAAGCTAGCTCGGCTGCGTGCCACAGTGAATGAGTCTGTCCCGTCGGATGCAAAAGGCGATCGCTTACCTGGGTAGGTATTGATATTAAAAGGCGTCGCAATGTGATCGTGCTAAAGCTGATAAACTAGCGACCGGCGTAGAGCAATAATGGGGCAGGGAGCAGTACAAAAGGTGGATAGTGTTTACAATAATCGAGATATTATCGCGCGCTTACGCGAGCAAATTCCGTCCTTCGAGTGTGTGCCGGGTTGCCACGATTGCTGCGGTCCGGTAACGACCTCTTCGGAAGAAATGTCGCGGTTGCCAGAGAAAACCGACGCCGAACATGATGCCGCTTTAAATGACTTTAGCTGCGTACACTTGGGTCCAAAGGGTTGCACTGTCTATGGGGAACGTCCCTTGATTTGCAGATTGTTTGGTACCACCCCGCGCATGCCCTGCCCAAATGATCGTCGTCCAGAAACCATGATTGACTCTAAAATTGAGGATCAGGTTCATCACTACATAGCAAACACCCGGCAAGTCTTGGTGTAAGTTATGTCTAAAATTTTTTAATTTAATAGAGTGCGCTGAAGTCATAATAAATGACGTAGCGCAGAGCTAGCACTGATTAATCTCAGTGCTAGCTTATGCCGGTCACTTCACCCAAATCTGCTTGCTATTCACAAATTCCCGAATGCCATGTGGCCCGAGTTCGCGGCCATAGCCAGAGCCTTTTATACCGCCGCTGGGTAAGCGTGAGTCAGTTTTGACGATGCCGTTGATAGCGACTTGGCCGGCTTCAAGACGATTGGCGATATTGGTGGCTAGCTCCGCATTGCTGGTCCAGACGGCGGCACCTAGGCCGTAGGGCGTTTCATTGGCGAGCTGCACCGCTTCTTCCACATCGGCCGCCCGTATCACCACCATAATCGGACCGAAGGTTTCTTCTTTAAACGCGCACATGCCTTCGGTGACATCAATGAGCAGGGTCGGTGGATAAAAGAAACCGGGGCCATCGCTTAGCTCACCGCCCAATAGGCATTTGGCACCGGCGTTAATGGTTTCTGTGACCTGGCGATGCAGGTTTTGCCGCAGATCCTCGCGGGCGATAGGACCAACGTCGGTGTCTGCCAGTAGTGGGTCACCGGATTTGAACTTGGCCATGCGACTTTGGAGTTTTTCAACAAAGACATCGTATACCGAGTCTTCGACAATAATACGTTTTGCGGCAATACAGGACTGCCCGGCATTAATCATTCGGGACAGGGTGGCAATGTCGGCTGCGGCTTCTAAGTTTGCATCTGCAAGTACGATGCAGGGGTCTGAGCCGCCTAACTCCAATACCGTGGGTTTTATTTCTGAACCAGCTACGGCGGCAACTTTACGGCCTGCGTTGCCAGAGCCTGTGAAGGATACCGCGGCGATGCGAGGGTCGCGGATGGCGGTTTCTATGGTGTCGTTATCTATGGGTAGATTGACCACAATATTTTCTGGCGCACCGGCGTCGGCAAACACTTTAGCGATGGCAATGGCGCAGGCTGGCACGTTGGGGTCGTGCTTCATTACGCAGGTATTACCGGCCATTAATGCGGGCGCCAAGTAGCGAAAGGCCAGCCACAGCGGCGCATTCCAAGGCAGAATGCCAAGTAAGGTACCCAGTGGCGGGTGGCAAACGTAGCTGATGCTGGCGTCTGAGGGCAGAGTTTGCGGGGCCAAGTGCTCGGCGGCGTGTTCTGCATAATACTCTGCGCAGCCAGCAGCCTTTTCAACTTCAGCGATACCTTCTTTGAAGGGCTTGCCCATTTCAAGGGCCATTAATTCTGCCAGCCTGTCTTTTTGTTTGCGTAGCTCGGCGGCGACGGCTGTCAGTGTTTGTCCTCGCTCTTGGTAGCTTAGCGCTTGCCATTGGTCTGCCGCGCGGAAGGCGTCGCCAATCCGCTCGTGAAGTTGGGTGTTATTGAGGGTGGGGTACTCGGCAATGATTTTACCGGTACACGGATTCTTCGCTATCAGCATAGCTACCTCGTTGTGATCTTGATTCAGGCTTTTATTGCCATGAATAAATGTGTGGTTTACTCGCCGTTTTCTGTTTTTACATCGTCTGAACTTTTAATACTGTCAGACTTTTCCTTTTTGTTTTTTCGTGCTTCGTCAATCTTTAGCATTGCTGGTTTTCCGGCTTCAGGCTTTACGGTGAAATCTCTGTCCATAGTGAAAAATGATTCACAGCCGGTGTCGGTGATATAAATGGAATCTGATATTCCACAAGTCTTATCGCCGTCTACACCCCACATCCACGGAATAATATGGAAGGTCATGCCTGGTTGTAGCACAGCGGATTCGCCCTGTTTAAGACTGACGATATAGCCTTCGTCCCAGCTGGGTGGAAAGGCGATACCGATAGAGTAACCTGAGCGGGTTATGAGCCGCGCGCCACAGTCGTTATCAGTAATAATATTGCGCACTAGATTATCGGCATCAGAGACCGTCATTCCCGGCTGGAATTTTTCATGAACAGCGTGCAGGGCGTGATTCATTTTCTCTTGGGCGTGATGCATAGAATCACTGAGCTCACCGAGTATCACGGTGCGCATCATGGCGGTGTGATAGCGGCGATAGCAGCCGCCAACCTCTAAGAATACGTGCTCGCCGGGTAACACGGTACGGCCTTCCCAAGTGGCGTGACCGATCATGGAGCGCGGGCCTGAGGTCACATAAGGCATAACCGCAGGGGGTTCGCCGCCGGCGCGGAACATGGCCGCGCTGATGGCAGCACCTATTTCGTTTTCAGTGACACCCGGCTGGCAGGCATCTATTCCGGCCCGCATACCTGCTTCGGTGGCAAAGGCTGCTTTTCGCATAATTTCAATTTCTGCTGGCGATTTACAAATACGTCCCTGTTCAACAATACCAAAACAGTCGAGTAATTTTGCTTCCGTGAGCGTGGTGTGCACGCGGTCCTGTTGGTAGGCAGGGAAGAAGTAGCTATTGCGCTCATAGCCAATACGCTTTTTGGCCAAACCGAACTCTCGTAAAGCATCTACCAACATTTGAATAGCGTCGCCGGTATCTGGGTAGGGCCGTGTGCGCTCCACCCATGTGCGGGCAATAATATTCGACTCTTCCAATGCCCTTGTAATCATAAAGGGTTCATCTTCCAGCGGCACAACTAAAGCTTGGAAGAATGAATAGCCGGTGGTTTGGTAGTCGGTTAGATACATGATGTTTTCTGGATCAGAAATCACCACCGCGTCTAACCTTCGGTCGGCAATACGCTGCCGCAATCCGGATAAACGACGCTCGTATTCTTCAAAGGGGAAGGTCATGTCGTCGCGCTGAATCATGAGATGGCCTCCATCACTTTGGTGGTATGCCGTACCAGAATGTCTAAGCCTTCTTGAAGGTCTTCATCGGGAATAGTTAATGGAGGAATCAATTTAATAACTCGACCACCGGTACCGCAGCTGGCAATGAGTAGACCGGCAGCAAAGCAGCTATCTACAATTGCTTTGGCTTGCTCGCCGCTGCCTACATCTAAGCCGAGAATCATACCCTTGCCGCGCACCGCAATCGCCTTAAAGTTCTTTTCCAGCGGCGCCAGTGCTTTCGCCATGACCTCGGCTTTTTCTGCCACTTCGGTCATTAGTTCATTGTCCTCGAAATACCCCAATGCTTCACTGCCGGCGACAAACGACAGTGATTGGCCTCGGAAAGTACCGGTGTGTTCGCCGGGTGACCAATAGTTATCAATGGCGGGCTTAACGAGATTGAGCGCCATGGGTGTACCCATGCCGCCAACGCCTTTGGCGAGACAAATGATGTCGGGATCGAGACCCATGCCATCGAAGCTAAAATAGCTACCGGTACGGCCACAGCCTACTTGAATGTCATCAACAATAAGCAGGGCGCATACGTCTTCAGCGAGTTTGGCCAAGGCGTGTAGCCACTCTTTACTGGCGACGTTCACGCCGCCTTCCGCTTGTATCGTTTCTACTAAAAACGCGGCGGGGGGAGCAATGCCGCTAGACGGATCAGCGTAGTGTGCCGCCAGTTGTTCGAGGGATTCAAGACATCCAAATTTATGATGTGAGACATGATTAAGGGGCACGCCCGCGGCGCCGCGAAAATACGAATTAGCGGTGCAGGCTAGCGAGCCCAGTGTCATACCGTGAAAACCGTGGGTGAAGGCTGCTATCTCTTGTCTTTTGGTGGCGCGCCGCGCAATTTTAAGGGCAGCTTCGACCGCATTGGTGCCAGTCGGTCCCATAAATTGCATTTTATGGGGCATATTGCGTGGCTCAAGAATCGTCTTTACAAAGCGCTCCATAAAGTCGCGCTTGGCGGTGGTGTGCATATCGAGGCTATGGGTAACGCCATCCGATTCTAGATAGTCGATCATGGCCTTTTTCATGCGTGGGTTGTTATGTCCGAAATTTAAAACCCCAGCACCGGCAAAAAAATCGATGTACTGTTTGCCATTCTCATCGGTTTGACGGGCGTTGGTGGCTTTGTCGAAGACCACTGGGTAAACCCGGCAATAGGCGCGGATACCTGATTCACGTTCTTCAAAAATACTCATGCGAACTCCTTCGTGTAAATAAAGTTCGTCGACGTGTCGACGGTTTACTATTTTAAAATGGTTTGTTTTGCAGGTTTTTCGGGCGTCGTCACACCACATAGGCGAGAAAATAAATTGCTCACCAAGGGAATTAGTTTGTCGTTAAAATCATAGTGGGGGCTGTGACAGGGCACTTGATGGTGCTCGTCGCCATCATCTGCGCCGATCAGCGCAAACGCGCCGGGAATTTCCCGCAGATAATAACTAAAATCTTCAGACGCCATAATTGGAGTCCGGACGTTTTGATCGATCGCGTCGGCACCATAGCTTTCTTGCCATAACTGCCGAACGTGGCCGGCTTGAGCGGGGTGATTGATAGTCGCGTGATAGCGAGGCGTAATTTCCACGCTGCATTCCACGCCATAGCTACGCGCGGTTTGCTGGCTTACCTCGGTGATGAGAGCGTTAATTTGATCCCGTGTGTTCTGATCCGGCACTCTTATACTGCCGCCCAATACCGCTTGTTGCGGAATAATGGTGGGTCCGCTATCAGCCATAAATGAGGTTACGCTGATCACCGCGGCTTGTTGCGGCGCCAAGCGGCGACTCACGATCTGTTGTAGAGCAAGGGTGATAGCACTGGCGGCAAGCACTGGATCGCGGCAGAGTTCAGGTTGACTGGCATGCCCACCTTTGCCAGTAACGGTAATAGAAAAGGTGCCGTTGCCACACATAACAATATCGTCAGGACAGACCAGCTTGCCGAAGGGGATCGCTGGCCAGTTGTGCCAGCCGTATATTTCGTCGATACCGTCTAATGCGCCCTCATTTATCATTTCCCGCGCGCCATGTCCGCCTTCTTCTGCTGGTTGGAATAACAATGTGACAGGGTGGCTTAGGCTTTGTTCATTGTGTTTTAACCACCGCGCGGTGGCTAATAATGTGGCGGTATGTCCATCGTGGCCACAGGCGTGCATGCAGCCAGTATGGGTAGATGACCACGCCTTACCGGTTTGTTCAATAATAGGAAGGGCGTCGATGTCACCCCTGAGAGCGATGTGTTTAGCGCCAGCTTGAGGTGTGGCTGTCGCCAAGGTGGCTATGGTGCCAGTTCCCGCGCATTTGCGCCATGGTATAGCTAGTTGGTTGAGGGTGTTACGCACGGTTTCAGCGGTACGGACCTCGTGCCAGCCAGGCTCGGGGTGGGCGTGTAGGTCGCGGCGTAGGGTCTGCGCGGCGGCCATTGTATCTAGCCAGAAATCAGTCATTACGTTTTTACTGTCGCACAGCTTTTGTGTTGGGGCAAACTTACTTTTGACTATTTTTATGAAATTTGTCGGGCGGTCAATTTTGGTGCGCTTTTTTAATTTACTGATGTGCTAACGACTGAGCAGTAGTGGGATTTAAATTTTTTGATAAAATTTCTTTTTTTTTAAACATGGCTATGGGCGCCAATGGTGGCGCTTTTAGCGAGCTTGTTATGGAATGCTGATTTGTAGTCGGCACAATCCCTGCATGTATCGCTGTGAAACTTTACACAGCTGAACTATTTAAATCATTGTGTGGTTTGGCTGTGTAGTATGTTGGTGTTATGAACTTTTTATAACAGCACCCGGAGTCTGGTGGGAGCTGGGCTCTGCGATTAAACGCAGGTATTACTAATGCTTTTAGCAACAGATTTAGACGGTACATTTCTCGCTGGCGATAACGAGCAACGCCACAAGCTTTATCAGTTGATTGCAGCGCACCCCGAAATCAAGCTGGCCTTTGTAACCGGTCGTGGACTTGAGTCCGTATTGCCGCTGCTTTCCGATCCGACTATTCCAGAACCCGATTATATTATTTGCGATGTAGGTTGCACCGTTGTTGATGGGCACACGCAACAAGCTATCCAACCACTGCAGGGCGATATTGATAAACGCTGGCCCGGTGAACATGTGGTTGAGCAAGCCGTTGCCCATATCCCCAATTTACAGCGTCAGGATGTTCCACAAGAACGGCGCTTTTCCTTCTTTTGTGGCGCGGATGCCGTTACTAGTGAACTCGAAGAAGTGGTTCGTGACTTGGATTGCGAGCTCCTGTATTCGGCAGGCTTGTATCTGGATATTTTACCCAAGGGGGTCAACAAGGGCTCTACCTTGCGAGGCTTGGTAGAGCTGCTTGATATTGGCGACGAAAATGTATTGGTTGCTGGCGATACCTTAAATGACCTGTCAATGTACGAGCACGGTTTTATTGGTGTTTGTGTGGGTGAGTCCGAAGCCGGCTTATTGAAAGAGACTGAAAATCAGGCGCGGGTGTATCACGCTGACCATCCGGGATGCGGTGGTATTCTGCAAGCCTTCGAGTATTTTGGTTTTTTGGGCACAGCGGGTATGGAGGCAGAGCAGCGCGATGTAGCGGTGCCGGGAAAGTCTGACCTGGTGATTGTATATCACCGGCTTCCCTATGAAGAATTTCGTGAGGATGGCGTCACGGTTCGTCGCAAGCCCACCTCACCAAACGGTATTATCCCTACCTTGATGAGCTTTTTTGCGGATGGGCGTGCGGGTTCATGGGTGGCGTGGTCAATTCACGAACCTGAGGACGGCAAGTTTGAAACCCATACCGAGGTCGATACCGCGCAGTATCCTAACTTGGTGGCGTCGCGGGTTGCCTTGAGCAAAAGGGATGTCGATATTTTTTACAAGAAATTTTCCAAAGAGGCATTCTGGCCAACACTGCATACTTTTTGGGAACGAGCGACCTTCCGCGAAGATCATTGGCAGGTGTTTCTTGATGTGAATCGACGCTTCGCGGAAGCGGCGGCGGCAGAGGCCGCTGAAGGCGCAACGGTTTGGATACATGATTACAATTTGTGGATGGTGCCGGCCTATTTGCGCGAGTTGCGTCCCGATGTTGTTATCGCCTTTTTCCATCACACATACTTTCCCTCAGCGGATGTTTTCAATGTTATTCCCTGGCGCCGAGATATTATTGGCAGCCTATTACAATGTGACTATATCGGCTTCCATATTCCGCGCCAGTCCGAAAATTTTGTCGATGTGGCAAGGGGTGTCACGCCCCTAGAAGTGACGACGAAAATGAACTGTGCTCCGCGTTTCTTTACCTATGGCTGCGCGGTAGGCCTGGATGAAATGACTACCGAGATAAAGGTCAATGATCGCCTTATCCGCTTGGGGGCACACCCGGTTGGATTGGACTTGAAACGGGTAGAGAGCGCACTCAAGGACGAGAAAATTCAGCGGCGCATGGATGAGCTTAGGCTTGAGTTGCATGGCACCCGGATGATTTTATCGGTGGGCAGACTGGACTATACAAAAGGCATATTAGAACAGCTTGAGGCCTACGAACGCTTGCTGGATGAATACCCGGATTTGCACGACAAAGTTACTTTGATGATGGTGTGTGTGCCGGCTGCTAGTGAAATGGCGATTTATCGCGATTTACAAACTCAGATTGAGCAGGCGGTGGGGCGGATTAACGGCCGATTTGCAAAAGTTGGCTGGACGCCGCTGCAGTTTTTCTTCCGCAGTTTGCCCTTTGCCGAATTAGTGGCTTATTACAGCATGGCAGATGTGATGTGGATTACACCGCTGCGCGACGGGCTTAACTTGGTGGCCAAGGAATATATTGCCACCCAGGGTATGACGGATGGCTCGGGCGTATTGGTATTGTCTGAATTTGCCGGTGCGGCTGCTGAATTGCGCGGCCCGATCTTGGCTAATCCACATGACCGCAATGAGATGGTTAGAACCTGCTATTTGGCGTTAACCCTAGAGCGGGAAGAGGCGCGTAGCCGCATGCGTGAAGCCTACGATGTGGTTCAGCACTATGATATTAAGGTGTGGAGCGACGAGTTTATGAACGCTGTGGATGCCTGCCGAAGTGGCGATAGTGCGTTGCCGTCAAGTGACCTAGCATCTAAAGTGGCTTAGCTAATTTGGGCCGCTTAAGGTGTTTTATCTTTTATCTTTTATCTTTTATCTTTTATCTTTTATCTTTTATCTTTTATCTTGGTCGCTGAAATTGGCTGTCAATGTTGATGGTGGCGCTTTACTGTGACTAACTTTTTTGCCCGGCAATAATACGTTCTAAATACGCGATCATGGCTGCGGCGCATTCGCGCCGATAGGCTGGTGTGATTTCGCCATGCAGAAAATATGACAGCCGCAAGCAGGCGGTACCCAACTCGACAACAAGCGCTTTGGCGTCAGGATTTTCATCCGCCAAGGTCACACCGATGGCGCGCATTAAGGTGTCGACGTGGCGGCCGATATGAGAAATGGTCAGGTGCAAAGCCTGATGACTTTCATGACTTGCCACGCTGCCAAGTATTAGTATGCCAGCAGCTTGATGGTGGTTGTAATAGTTGGCGACAATGTCTGCGACCTCACTAATAACTTGCTGCCATGGTTTGCCTTCTATGGCATAACTTAGTTTTTCAACTTCCTCTTCCAGTGTGATTAAGTGTCGCCGCGTGAGTTCATTGAGAATGGCATAGGGGCTGGGGAAAAAATGGTAAATACTGGTTCGCGTACAATTCAGTGACGATGCTAGTTCTGGAATCGAGAAACTGCTTAAGCCCCCCTGAATTAACTGCGCCTCAGCGGCTTCGAGAATGCGCTCAAATCGCTGGCGGCCGCGCGCTTGTTGCGGGGGTCTAGCAGCTGATGGGGCAGAAGTGATGGCGGTAATTTCAGTCATGGCGGCATCATATCACTTGACTCAAATATCATACAAATGTACAAATAACAAAATCATACAAGTGTACGATATTGCTCCAAGCACAAAGATAAAAATAAAAAAGTAAGATGAGGCAGCGTTCAAATGCAGAAAAGTCTATTGGTTTTGGCGGCATATTCCCTGTTGCTGCTGGCGGCATGCGGCGGTTCATCGAGTAACCCATCACCGCAGGTACTTAATCCCGGTGGTGACGACACTAGCGGTGATACTGGCTCGGACACTGATACGGAGTCGTTGTCACTGCTAGTGAGTCGGCGCGGCGGCCATTATTGGCATGATTACTGTGCCGATAAACCTGATAACACAGCTGTGCCTGCCGATCCCCGTGAAATGGTGGTGCCGGGTGTTAACGAAAATAAGGCCGTGTTGATGAATGCATGGTGGCAAACTTGCCAAGAAGATAATCAGCCGGCCAATTGTGGTGAGCTTCGTCAGCGTGCAGAGCATGGTCTGGCCTTGGTTGCCGCCGAGGGGCGACCTGGCGCTGCTAGTTTCTTTTCCGGTGACGCTAGTGAGTCAGGATTTTCGTTTCCCGCTGATGCCTATGCAGAGATGTGGAAATCGATTTGGGGCCTGAGTGAGCGCCCGCTTCAGTACGATGAATTAGTCGCCCAGCGCTGGGGTATGCCGCTGTCAGTTGTTCGCAACCCCTATCCCTTGCCTGGCGAAGATCCAAATCTAAGTGATGGCGGCAGCGGTCAGCTGCCAATGGGAGTGACCCAGCTCCGCGAGGCCAACGGAAGCTGGACCGGACAACTCAATGTCACTTGCAGTATTTGTCATGGCGGGGCGGTGGGAACGGCTGATGAAGCTGAGGGGCTGGGGGCAATGTATGGCAATAATAGTCTCAGCGATATTACCGTGATGTTTTCTGAACTGGCGCGTTTGGCGCCGCAGCAGGCGGCGCTGGCGATCATCTCTCAGAATAAGGTGCGCGGCACAGGTAATATCACTAACTTTCAACTTTTCGGCACGCTGACGCTTGCTGATTACGACACCATTCCGTCTTATCTCACTATTCAGGCTGAGCCTTCTACCGGCACCGAAGATCCGCCTGTGTGGTGGAATGTGGGCAGTCGCAGCGCGAAATTCTATGACGGTGGTCAGGTCGTCGATGCCAAACGCATTGAGCTGTCGTTTCACTTTCCTGATTTCTTCAATGATATTGAAGGTGCCAAACAATGGATATTGGATAATCAGCAAGATAGCGATGCGTGGATTAGCTCGCTTAAGTCACCGCCGTGGCCAGAATCGGTGTTAGGCAGTGTAGATAGATCCTTGGCGGAAGCTGGCGCGGTGCTATTTCATGCTAAAAATTTATGGGCGCCGAGTTTGAATAATCCCACACCGCGTCCGGAAGGCGGCAATGGATCGTGTGCAAGCTGCCATGGTGCGTACTCACCGCGCTATGTTAATGATCCCACTTACTTAGATTCGCCATTGTTAGATGGGGTGGCGGCGTATATCACACCCATTAATATTATTGATACGGATCCGGCGCGCCTGAATGGCAACTCCCCACGGGTGGCGGAATATTCGAAAAACAATTGGTTTGCCTATTCGGAGGGGCCATATAACGATGACGGCGTATCGCTATGTGGTAACTGGGCTGATGAGTCTTTGCGCGGTGATCGCGAACTGGGCTATTTAGCGCCGCCGCTTTATGGGGTATGGGCTACGGCGCCATATTTCCATAATGGCTCGGTGCCGAATATCGACGGTGTCCTAAATCCGGCCGTGCGGCCCACCATTTGGCGTCGGCTTTCGAAGGATGCGCCGACAGACTTAGCGGGGCAGGTGGTAATGGGCTTTGATTACAGTCTTAAAACTGGATACGACGCTGAAAAAATAGGGTGGCGTTATGACGAGCTGGAATGCGGCTCGGGTTTGGCATTACCATTAATTGGTGCCGCTACCCCCGGTGTGGACTGCAATCCACTCGATTCTAGCGGCCCAGTTTTACAAGATGCATTATCGGTGCTTTGGGGTAACGGTGGTCTGGCATGGAATTTATTGAATGTGCCGATTGTGAGCGATCAGCAGATTGAAGAGCGAAAAATCTATAACACTAAACTCTACAGCCAAGGTAACGGTGGTCATGAATTTACCAGTGTGCTGAATGACACCGAGCGACGTGCTATTAAAGAATATCTTAAAACCTTATAAATAAAACTTAGAAAAACCGCAGTGCTAACTGGGGTTTAGTATTCAAGCTATTCGTTATTAAAGGAAATGATTATGGGCGGTCTCAGTGAC
This portion of the Zhongshania sp. R06B22 genome encodes:
- the doeB2 gene encoding N(2)-acetyl-L-2,4-diaminobutanoate deacetylase DoeB2, producing MTDFWLDTMAAAQTLRRDLHAHPEPGWHEVRTAETVRNTLNQLAIPWRKCAGTGTIATLATATPQAGAKHIALRGDIDALPIIEQTGKAWSSTHTGCMHACGHDGHTATLLATARWLKHNEQSLSHPVTLLFQPAEEGGHGAREMINEGALDGIDEIYGWHNWPAIPFGKLVCPDDIVMCGNGTFSITVTGKGGHASQPELCRDPVLAASAITLALQQIVSRRLAPQQAAVISVTSFMADSGPTIIPQQAVLGGSIRVPDQNTRDQINALITEVSQQTARSYGVECSVEITPRYHATINHPAQAGHVRQLWQESYGADAIDQNVRTPIMASEDFSYYLREIPGAFALIGADDGDEHHQVPCHSPHYDFNDKLIPLVSNLFSRLCGVTTPEKPAKQTILK
- a CDS encoding YkgJ family cysteine cluster protein, whose translation is MDSVYNNRDIIARLREQIPSFECVPGCHDCCGPVTTSSEEMSRLPEKTDAEHDAALNDFSCVHLGPKGCTVYGERPLICRLFGTTPRMPCPNDRRPETMIDSKIEDQVHHYIANTRQVLV
- a CDS encoding aspartate aminotransferase family protein — translated: MSIFEERESGIRAYCRVYPVVFDKATNARQTDENGKQYIDFFAGAGVLNFGHNNPRMKKAMIDYLESDGVTHSLDMHTTAKRDFMERFVKTILEPRNMPHKMQFMGPTGTNAVEAALKIARRATKRQEIAAFTHGFHGMTLGSLACTANSYFRGAAGVPLNHVSHHKFGCLESLEQLAAHYADPSSGIAPPAAFLVETIQAEGGVNVASKEWLHALAKLAEDVCALLIVDDIQVGCGRTGSYFSFDGMGLDPDIICLAKGVGGMGTPMALNLVKPAIDNYWSPGEHTGTFRGQSLSFVAGSEALGYFEDNELMTEVAEKAEVMAKALAPLEKNFKAIAVRGKGMILGLDVGSGEQAKAIVDSCFAAGLLIASCGTGGRVIKLIPPLTIPDEDLQEGLDILVRHTTKVMEAIS
- a CDS encoding NAD-dependent succinate-semialdehyde dehydrogenase, which gives rise to MLIAKNPCTGKIIAEYPTLNNTQLHERIGDAFRAADQWQALSYQERGQTLTAVAAELRKQKDRLAELMALEMGKPFKEGIAEVEKAAGCAEYYAEHAAEHLAPQTLPSDASISYVCHPPLGTLLGILPWNAPLWLAFRYLAPALMAGNTCVMKHDPNVPACAIAIAKVFADAGAPENIVVNLPIDNDTIETAIRDPRIAAVSFTGSGNAGRKVAAVAGSEIKPTVLELGGSDPCIVLADANLEAAADIATLSRMINAGQSCIAAKRIIVEDSVYDVFVEKLQSRMAKFKSGDPLLADTDVGPIAREDLRQNLHRQVTETINAGAKCLLGGELSDGPGFFYPPTLLIDVTEGMCAFKEETFGPIMVVIRAADVEEAVQLANETPYGLGAAVWTSNAELATNIANRLEAGQVAINGIVKTDSRLPSGGIKGSGYGRELGPHGIREFVNSKQIWVK
- a CDS encoding cytochrome P450; the encoded protein is MNAKTLENLDIYDPDNYVDAVPLADFKTLRDEAPVYWHSHPDGGGYWVISRHQDVMKVSRDNKTFSAERGFVLVDDLPPEILEQVKGQLLGMDPPNHGPLRRSVITRFTSKMLAELEPKVRDITRTILLAALEKPECNFVYDVAGELPTSVIGSMMGVPQDMWHQLREWSDMQTSASDPDIGGTPEEVQAASIEMGTYGYMLAAERKDKGGDDLISLLVNVEVDGHQVSEMEFASLFVQITVAGNETTRALISGGMYELIQRPELYRELEAKHLENPELMKSAIEEMLRWTCPLHYFRRTATCDTEIGGQQIKENDKVVMLYSSANFDDTVFENPEVFDIHRSHNPHMAFGHGIHLCLGANLARMETRIFFEEFFKLFSGIELSGKAVRIRSNMANGFKEMPVKLYPR
- a CDS encoding 2,4'-dihydroxyacetophenone dioxygenase family protein translates to MELPEPVNITTLPETPLESGHLNHNDFPWVDQGWGIEVKVLQVCNVTGSWIIMNRFAPGTQLPTHRHSGVVKAYTLQGKWGYLESNFTATAGSIIMEPANTAHTLKVADDAGEPTVVFFTIEGSLVNYTEDGTIWGISDGHTQLAEYIRLGKEQGHNISAESIL
- the doeA gene encoding ectoine hydrolase; translation: MIQRDDMTFPFEEYERRLSGLRQRIADRRLDAVVISDPENIMYLTDYQTTGYSFFQALVVPLEDEPFMITRALEESNIIARTWVERTRPYPDTGDAIQMLVDALREFGLAKKRIGYERNSYFFPAYQQDRVHTTLTEAKLLDCFGIVEQGRICKSPAEIEIMRKAAFATEAGMRAGIDACQPGVTENEIGAAISAAMFRAGGEPPAVMPYVTSGPRSMIGHATWEGRTVLPGEHVFLEVGGCYRRYHTAMMRTVILGELSDSMHHAQEKMNHALHAVHEKFQPGMTVSDADNLVRNIITDNDCGARLITRSGYSIGIAFPPSWDEGYIVSLKQGESAVLQPGMTFHIIPWMWGVDGDKTCGISDSIYITDTGCESFFTMDRDFTVKPEAGKPAMLKIDEARKNKKEKSDSIKSSDDVKTENGE